One Sphingomonas sabuli genomic region harbors:
- a CDS encoding twin-arginine translocase TatA/TatE family subunit produces the protein MGSFSLIHWIILGVVILLLFGGNRFSAMMGDVAKGLKSFKQGMAEDDKPEDRRADPRHLPPQSRAPEDPIEVTPEPRRRDDELPRT, from the coding sequence ATGGGCTCGTTCAGCCTCATTCACTGGATCATTCTCGGCGTCGTCATCCTGCTGCTGTTCGGCGGCAACCGCTTTTCCGCGATGATGGGCGATGTCGCCAAGGGGCTGAAGAGCTTCAAGCAAGGCATGGCCGAGGACGACAAGCCGGAAGACCGGCGTGCAGATCCGCGCCACCTGCCGCCGCAGAGCCGCGCCCCGGAAGATCCGATCGAAGTCACTCCCGAACCGCGCCGGCGCGACGACGAGCTGCCGCGCACCTAG
- the tatB gene encoding Sec-independent protein translocase protein TatB, with product MFGVDSTELIIIAVAALIFIGPKDLPAAMRTVGRWVGKVRGMARHFHSSVEAMMREAELEEMEKQWRAENERIMREYPMVEQGSSQAEAGGDPMLPLGQPDERPPMLDNPDEPPLPLDDTPPAPRSRDTTELP from the coding sequence ATGTTCGGCGTCGATTCCACTGAACTGATCATCATCGCCGTGGCGGCGCTGATCTTCATCGGTCCCAAGGACCTGCCCGCAGCGATGCGGACCGTCGGGCGCTGGGTGGGCAAGGTGCGGGGGATGGCGCGCCATTTCCATTCGAGCGTCGAAGCGATGATGCGCGAAGCCGAGCTCGAGGAAATGGAAAAGCAGTGGCGCGCGGAGAACGAGCGCATCATGCGCGAATATCCGATGGTCGAGCAGGGGAGCTCGCAAGCGGAGGCGGGCGGTGACCCGATGCTGCCGCTTGGCCAGCCCGACGAGCGGCCGCCCATGCTGGACAATCCCGACGAGCCGCCGCTGCCGCTTGACGATACGCCGCCGGCTCCGCGGTCGCGCGATACGACGGAATTGCCGTGA
- the scpB gene encoding SMC-Scp complex subunit ScpB, whose amino-acid sequence MDEFLRSVEATVFASGEPLSVNEIALHVGEGDVAAALAELAERYQGHGIELVERGGRWHFQTAPDLAHLLRRTREEPRRLSKAATETLAIIAYHEPVSRAEIEAIRGVQISKGTLDVLMEAGWVRTAGRREVPGRPLLYATTADFLTHFGLASRKDLPGIDDLKAAGLLDPLEETLFQMQADEESDEQLESESEED is encoded by the coding sequence ATGGACGAATTCCTGCGCTCGGTCGAAGCCACGGTGTTCGCGTCCGGCGAGCCGCTGAGCGTCAACGAGATTGCGCTCCACGTGGGCGAAGGCGACGTCGCGGCGGCGCTGGCCGAGCTTGCCGAACGCTACCAAGGGCACGGCATCGAACTGGTCGAACGCGGCGGGCGCTGGCATTTCCAGACGGCTCCGGACCTGGCCCATCTGTTGCGCCGGACCCGCGAAGAGCCGCGGAGGCTGTCCAAGGCAGCAACCGAAACGCTGGCGATCATCGCTTATCATGAACCCGTCAGCCGCGCCGAGATCGAGGCGATTCGCGGGGTACAAATCTCGAAGGGCACGCTCGACGTGCTGATGGAGGCGGGCTGGGTGCGTACCGCGGGCCGGCGCGAGGTGCCGGGCCGTCCGCTCCTGTATGCGACCACCGCCGACTTCCTGACCCACTTCGGGCTTGCCTCGCGCAAGGACCTGCCGGGAATCGACGATCTGAAGGCCGCCGGCCTGCTCGACCCGCTCGAGGAAACGCTGTTCCAGATGCAGGCAGACGAGGAATCCGACGAGCAACTGGAAAGCGAGAGCGAAGAGGACTAG
- a CDS encoding segregation and condensation protein A, whose amino-acid sequence MAVVTIDSASRDGDELNLSLDGWEGPLDLLLSLARSQKVDLTQISILALVEQYLAYLNDARALKLEIAADYLVMAAWLAYLKSCLLLPKDPEADPSPEEIALRLQLRLQRLDAMREAGARLLGRDRLGRDTFARGTPEGLRLVRKSAWQASAFDLFAAYGTVKARTQPPMHVVHARSVMTLEEAIDRVSRMLGIAIEWTELEAFLPATDDPQLRKSALASSFLAALELARRGRLDLEQDAAFEPLRLKAAA is encoded by the coding sequence GTGGCGGTGGTGACGATCGACAGCGCTTCGCGCGACGGCGACGAGCTCAATCTCAGCCTTGACGGCTGGGAAGGGCCGCTCGACCTGCTGTTGAGCCTGGCGCGGTCGCAAAAGGTCGACCTGACGCAAATCTCGATCCTCGCGCTGGTCGAACAATATCTTGCCTATCTCAACGACGCGCGGGCGCTGAAGCTGGAGATTGCGGCCGATTATCTGGTGATGGCGGCGTGGCTCGCCTACCTCAAATCCTGCCTGCTCCTGCCCAAGGATCCCGAGGCCGATCCGAGTCCCGAGGAAATCGCGCTGCGGCTGCAGCTGCGGCTGCAACGGCTGGACGCGATGCGCGAAGCCGGTGCGCGCCTGCTCGGCCGCGACCGCCTTGGCCGCGATACTTTTGCCCGCGGCACGCCCGAAGGCCTTCGGCTGGTGCGCAAGTCGGCGTGGCAGGCATCCGCCTTCGACCTGTTCGCGGCATATGGCACGGTCAAGGCGCGCACCCAGCCGCCGATGCACGTGGTCCATGCGCGATCGGTGATGACGCTGGAAGAAGCGATCGACCGAGTCAGCCGGATGCTCGGCATCGCGATCGAATGGACCGAACTGGAAGCCTTCTTGCCGGCGACGGACGATCCGCAGCTGCGCAAGTCGGCGCTGGCGTCCAGCTTCCTCGCCGCGCTCGAACTGGCCCGGCGCGGTCGGCTCGACCTCGAACAGGATGCCGCGTTCGAACCGCTGCGGTTGAAGGCGGCCGCCTAA
- the tatC gene encoding twin-arginine translocase subunit TatC, whose protein sequence is MKDIDDSKAPLLEHLTELRRRMLLSLAVLATLFFACLYFAKPIFGFLVQPLLAAGQGKLIYTDIFEAFFVEVKVALFAALMLGFPFFATQMWKFVAPGLYAKEKKALLPFLLLTPVFFIGGAAFAYYVAMPWALHFLLSFQGEVGGVEREALPAIGNYLSFATRFLFGFGVAFLLPILLMILERAGLITLQQLTKSRRYAIVGAVAIAAVLTPPDAVSQILLATPLYLLYEFAIIAIRLTHWRAARRAGVSEAEAES, encoded by the coding sequence GTGAAGGACATCGACGACAGCAAGGCGCCGCTGCTCGAACATCTGACCGAGCTTCGCCGGCGGATGCTCCTATCGCTGGCGGTGCTGGCAACCTTGTTTTTCGCCTGCCTCTATTTCGCCAAGCCGATCTTCGGATTCCTGGTCCAGCCGCTGCTTGCGGCCGGGCAGGGCAAGCTCATCTATACCGATATCTTCGAAGCCTTTTTCGTCGAGGTGAAGGTGGCGCTGTTCGCCGCGCTGATGCTCGGCTTTCCCTTTTTCGCCACGCAGATGTGGAAATTCGTCGCGCCGGGCCTTTATGCGAAGGAAAAGAAGGCGCTGCTGCCGTTCCTGCTGCTGACGCCGGTATTCTTCATCGGCGGCGCGGCGTTCGCTTATTACGTCGCGATGCCCTGGGCGCTGCACTTCCTGCTCAGCTTCCAGGGGGAGGTCGGCGGCGTGGAGCGCGAAGCGCTGCCCGCGATCGGCAATTATCTCAGCTTCGCGACCCGCTTCCTGTTCGGCTTCGGAGTGGCGTTCCTGCTGCCGATCCTGTTGATGATCCTGGAACGCGCCGGATTGATTACCCTGCAGCAGCTGACCAAGTCGCGGCGCTATGCGATTGTCGGGGCAGTGGCGATTGCGGCGGTGCTGACGCCGCCCGATGCGGTGTCGCAGATCCTGCTCGCGACCCCACTCTACCTGCTTTACGAATTCGCGATCATCGCCATTCGGCTGACGCATTGGCGGGCCGCGCGCCGGGCGGGCGTTTCGGAAGCCGAAGCTGAAAGCTGA